From Etheostoma cragini isolate CJK2018 chromosome 17, CSU_Ecrag_1.0, whole genome shotgun sequence, one genomic window encodes:
- the myofl gene encoding myoferlin isoform X3 translates to MLRIIVESASGIPKKKIGIPDPIAAVVFRGEKKKTKAVDKELNPVWDEVLEFDLKGSSLDASSFVNVVVKDYETIGKDKFIGSAKIFLRDLASGQQRTFPFKNVPLINEKQQAIGATINLVIGYEPPANTSSNLYDQPEGDTNVDAGDKADEADEGDVGDEGEADVEGEGQRGSPGAPTSPIQPRKPSHKPLRLSRKRHRTLANKPQDFQIRIRVIEGRQLPGNNIKPVVKVNVCGQTHRTRIRRGNNPFFDEMFFYNVNMLPSELFDESISLRVYDSFSLRSDSLIGEFKLDVGYIYDESGHAIMRKWLLLSDPDDSSSGARGYLKVSITVVGSGDEPPTERRDISEEQDDIESNLLVPAGVTMRWATLSLKVYRAEDMPQMDDAFMQTVKQVFGGEGDRKNLVDPYVEVNFAGKKLCTKIIEKNANPEWNQLINLQVKFPSMCERIKLTMYDWDRLSKDDAIGTFFFNLNKMSSSGGEIEVSTAASEIGFLPAFGPCYVNLYGSPREFTGLPDPYEELNFGKGEGVAYRGRVLVELSTRLDEKVDKNVDDISSDDILVAQKYQRRRKYSLCAVFHSACMLQEPGEPIQFEVSIGNYGNKLDSTCKPLSSTTQYSFAVFDGNHYYYLPWADTKPVVILTSFWEDISHRLDSVNILLFIADRLESHLTSFKTAILAKDEHLKDIWIKLINHMLEDLNSFQLPVLEGQPNVTELDLQLKKLRDAAVVSIREMANRIREEATDVKATVGDIEDWLDRIQQLAEEPQNSMPDVIIWMLRGEKRVAYARVPANEILYSNFSEEARGKHCGRTQTIFMQYPMDKNKGLKVPVQLRINMWLGLSANENKFNSFSEGNFSVYAEMYENQANVLGKWGTTGLVGRHKFSDVTGKVKLKRERFLPPRGWDWEQDWFVDPERSLLTEADAGHTEFTDEVFHNETRFPGGEWKPAAEPYTDVNGEKVQSPREFECPPGWSWEDDWSFDSNKAVDERGWEYGVTIPPDDKPKSWVATEKMYHVHRRKRLVRPRKKISDKMAVTERREPGEGWEYSSLIGWKFHRKERSSDTFRRRRWRRKMVPSDCIGSSAIFRLEGALGVDVDEKASKTDAAKLFGANTPTVSCHFSRSYLYHLRVYVYQGRNLCAMDKDSFSDPYAHVSFLHVSKTTEVIRSTLNPTWDQTLIFEDIEIYGDPQTIFRNPPEVVLELCDSDKVGKDEPMGRCTCAPVVNLDPSVAGSPKLLWFPVTNKGSSAGEVLLAAELLLKNKVNEGDLPLLPPRRGEKLYMVPQGIRPVVQLTAIEVLTWGLRNMKTYQLATVSSPSLIVECGGVIAQTAVVKNFKKNPNFPGSVILLKVLLPKEEMYTPPIVLKVIDHRPFGRKPVVGQCTIDCLEKFRCDPYCINSEECLSARVEMMAAAQGDAVIDIEERPIVKAELQPETEEESVDWWSKFYASVGEQEKCGPYLKKGYDTLQVFNSELEEVAEFQGLTDFCCTFKLQRGKTEDGEDDPTVVGEFKGSFKVYPLSDDPGVSAPPRQFKELPESRPQECLVRIYVVRGLDLQPKDTNGLCDPYIKISLGKKTLDDRDNYKPKTLNPEFGRMFELSCFLPQDKDLKIAVYDYDLLSRDEKVGETVIDLENRLLSRFRSCCGLPQTYCVSGINQWRDQLKPSQILQNEARVRGVPPPRIEGDGSSLSFKGKQYNLQDFEANTVIHPHLGPARERLALHVLRSQGLVPEHVETRTLCSSHQPNLAQGHIQMWVDVFPKNLGLPGPPCHITPRKAKKYVLRAIIWNTTDVTLDETSITGENMSDIYVKGWMPGMEDNKQKTDVHYRSLDGDGNFNWRFIFGFDYLPAEQLCLVSRKEHFWNLDKTEFRIPPKLIIQIWDNDKFSMDDYLGSVELDLLNLISPAKSPEKCSLKMLPGMAGSVSSKRPPPNSLFSQKSVRGWWPCAIEQDGKHVLGGKVEMTLEIVDQKELEERPAGKGRDEPNMNPKLDPPNRPDTSFFWFINPCKTMKFIVWRRFKWIFIAAIFLLLVILFLGIMFYSLPNYISMKIVKPFS, encoded by the exons ATGCTGCGGATCATTGTTGAGTCCGCTAGTGGGAtccccaaaaagaaaattggaatCCCAGACCCAATAGCTGCAGTTGTCTTTAGAG gtgaaaagaagaaaaccaaaGCAGTTGACAAGGAATTGAATCCTGTATGGGATGAA GTGCTGGAATTTGATCTGAAAGGCTCTTCTTTGGATGCATCTTCATTCGTCAATGTTGTTGTCAAAGACTATGAAACAATCGGCAAAGACAA GTTCATCGGCTCGGCGAAAATCTTTCTGAGAGACTTGGCCAGTGGTCAACAGAGGACCTTCCCATTCAAGAATGTGCCTTTAATCAATGAGAAACAACAGGCTATCGGG gcAACCATTAATTTAGTTATTGGGTATGAGCCACCTGCCAACACTTCCTCAAACCTTTATGATCAGCCTGAGGGAGACACTAATGTGGATGCAG GAGACAAGGCTGATGAGGCTGATGAGGGTGATGTGGGTGATGAGGGGGAGGCAGACGTTGAGGGAGAAGGTCAGCGTGGAAGCCCAGGAGCTCCCACTTCACCCATCCAGCCAAGGAAACCCAGCCATAAACCGCTACGTCTCAGCCGTAAGAGGCATCGAACCTTGGCCAATAAACCTCAAGACTTCCAG ATTCGTATTCGGGTGATCGAGGGTCGACAGCTGCCTGGCAACAACATCAAGCCAGTGGTTAAGGTGAATGTGTGCGGGCAGACCCACAGGACCAGAATTAGAAGAGGAAATAACCCATTTTTCGATGAG ATGTTCTTctacaatgttaacatgctccCCTCGGAACTGTTTGATGAGAGCATTAGTCTTCGG GTTTATGACTCTTTCTCGCTCAGATCTGACAGTCTAATAGGAGAGTTCAAG CTGGATGTTGGCTACATCTATGATGAATCAG GTCATGCCATAATGAGGAAATGGCTACTCCTGAGTGATCCTGATGACTCTAGCTCGGGGGCCAGAGGTTACCTGAAAGTCAGCATAACTGTTGTGGGCAGTGGAGATGAGCCGCCT ACTGAGAGGAGAGATATAAGTGAGGAGCAGGATGACATAGAGAGCAATCTTTTGGTGCCAGCGGGTGTCACAATGCGATGGGCCACACTCAGCCTCAAAGTCTACCGTGCTGAGGACATGCCACAGA TGGATGATGCCTTCATGCAGACGGTAAAACAAGTCTTTGGAGGGGAGGGAGACAGGAAAAACTTGGTGGATCCATATGTGGAAGTCAACTTTGCTGGCAAGAAG CTGTGCAccaaaatcattgaaaaaaatgcaaacccAGAGTGGAATCAACTCATCAATCTCCAAGTCAAG TTCCCATCCATGTGTGAACGCATCAAGTTGACTATGTATGACTG GGATCGTCTATCCAAGGATGATGCCATAGGaacattcttttttaatctcaacAAAATGTCTTCCTCGGGTGGAGAGATTGAAG TGAGCACAGCAGCATCAGAGATTGGTTTTCTTCCAGCTTTTGGGCCTTGCTATGTCAACCTGTACGGTAGCCCAAGAGAATTTACTGGGCTTCCTGACCCATACGAGGAACTCAACTTTGGAAAA GGTGAAGGGGTCGCCTACAGGGGGAGGGTCCTTGTTGAGCTGTCCACTCGTCTGGATGAAAAGGTTGATAAAAATGTGGATGACATCTCCAGTGATGACATACTGGTGGCACAG AAATACCAGCGGAGGAGGAAGTACTCTCTGTGCGCTGTGTTCCACAGTGCTTGCATGCTCCAAGAGCCGGGCGAGCCAATCCAGTTTGAGGTCAGCATTGGTAACTACGGTAACAAGCTGGACTCCACCTGCAAGCCCCTGTCATCCACCACCCAGTACAgctttgctgtgtttgatg GTAATCACTACTATTACCTGCCCTGGGCTGACACTAAGCCTGTAGTGATTCTCACATCATTCTGGGAAGACATCAGCCACCGACTCGACTCTGTCAACATTCTTCTCTTCATCGCTGACAGACTG gAGTCCCATCTCACCTCTTTTAAAACAGCCATATTAGCCAAGGATGAACATCTGAAAGATATTTGGATCAAACTCATCAACCACATGCTTGAGGACCTGAACAG ttttcagctTCCAGTGCTGGAGGGTCAGCCCAATGTGACTGAACTGGATCTCCAGTTGAAAAAGTTGCGGGATGCTGCTGTGGTCAGTATCAGAGAGATGGCCAATCGCATAAGAGAGGAGGCCACAGATGTCAAGGCTACTGTTGGTGACATTGAGGACTGGTTGGACAGAATCCAGCAGCTAGCAGAGGAG CCTCAGAACAGCATGCCAGATGTGATCATCTGGATGTTAAGAGGAGAGAAGCGGGTTGCTTATGCTCGAGTCCCAGCAAACGAGATTCTGTATTCGAACTTCAGCGAAGAGGCACGTGGCAAACACTGTGGACGGACCCAGACCATTTTTATGCAG TACCCcatggacaaaaacaaaggtTTGAAGGTCCCTGTTCAGCTGCGGATCAACATGTGGCTCGGTCTCTCTGCCAATGAGAACAAGTTCAACAGCTTCTCAGAGGGAAACTTCAGCGTGTATGCTGAAATG TATGAGAACCAGGCCAATGTTTTAGGGAAGTGGGGAACTACCGGTCTGGTTGGTCGCCATAAATTCTCAGATGTGACTGGAAAGGTGAAACTGAAACGAGAACGCTTCCTGCCACCCCGTGGGTGGGATTGGGAACAAGACTGGTTTGTTGACCCTGAGCGAAG CCTATTGACAGAAGCAGACGCGGGCCACACAGAGTTCACAGATGAAGTTTTTCATAATGAAACCCGTTTCCCTGGTGGAGAGTGGAAGCCCGCTGCAGAACCCTACACCGACGTG AATGGAGAAAAAGTTCAAAGCCCAAGAGAGTTTGAGTGTCCACCTGGATGGAGCTGGGAGGATGACTGGAGCTTTGATAGCAACAAAGCTGTAGATGAAAGAG GTTGGGAATACGGAGTTACCATTCCTCCCGATGATAAGCCCAAATCCTGGGTTGCAACAGAGAAAATGTATCATGTCCATCGCAGGAAGAGACTCGTAAGACCTCGGAAGAAGATATCTGATAAAATGGCTGTTACTGAG AGGCGAGAACCAGGGGAAGGTTGGGAATACTCTTCCCTGATTGGCTGGAAGTTCCACAGGAAGGAGCGCTCCTCTGACACGTTCCGCCGCCGCCGCTGGAGAAGAAAGATGGTCCCATCTGACTGCATCGGGTCCTCTGCCATCTTCAGACTGGAAGGGGCATTA GGGGTTGATGTGGACGAAAAGGCCAGTAAAACGGATGCAGCCAAACTATTTGGTGCCAACACACCCACTGTTTCCTGCCACTTTAGCC GGTCTTACCTTTACCATCTTAGAGTGTACGTGTATCAGGGGAGGAATCTCTGTGCCATGGACAAAGACAGCTTTTCAG ATCCCTACGCCCATGTGTCATTCCTACATGTGAGTAAGACCACAGAAGTCATAAGGTCCACATTGAATCCCACTTGGGATCAGACTCTGATCTTTGAGGACATTGAAATCTACGGAGACCCACAAACTATTTTCCGTAACCCTCCTGAGGTGGTGTTGGAGCTGTGCGACAGCGATAAAGTA GGTAAAGATGAACCCATGGGTCGCTGTACATGCGCTCCAGTAGTGAATCTTGACCCTAGTGTGGCTGGCAGTCCAAAGCTGCTGTGGTTCCCGGTCACCAACAAAGGTAGCAGTGCTGGGGAGGTACTGCTGGCTGCCGAGCTCCTACTGAAGAACAAG GTGAATGAAGGAGATCTGCCGCTGTTGCCTCCTCGGCGTGGGGAGAAGCTTTACATGGTTCCCCAGGGAATCAGGCCTGTAGTTCAGCTCACTGCAATTGAG GTGTTGACTTGGGGCTTAAGGAACATGAAGACCTACCAGTTGGCCACAGTTTCTTCCCCCAGTTTGATAGTGGAGTGTGGTGGTGTGATTGCTCAAACTGCCGTTGTCAAGAACTTCAAAAAGAACCCCAACTTCCCTGGATCTGTGATCCTGCTCAAAGTG CTTCTTCCCAAAGAGGAGATGTACACCCCTCCAATTGTGCTCAAGGTAATCGACCACCGGCCCTTTGGTAGGAAACCCGTGGTGGGTCAGTGCACCATTGACTGCCTGGAGAAGTTCCGCTGTGATCCTTATTGCATTAACAGTGAAGAATGCTTGTCTGCTAGag TGGAAATGATGGCGGCTGCCCAGGGAGATGCTGTCATAGACATTGAGGAGAGACCCATCGTGAAAGCAGAG CTCCAACCAGAGACT gaGGAGGAATCAGTAGACTGGTGGAGTAAGTTCTATGCCTCTGTTGGAGAGCAGGAGAAGTGTGGGCCTTACCTGAAAAAGGGATACGACACGTTACAG GTGTTTAACAGTGAACTAGAAGAAGTTGCGGAGTTCCAGGGACTCACTGATTTCTGCTGCACTTTCAAACTTCAGCGAGGGAAGACCGAAGATGGTGAAGATGATCCCACTGTGGTGGGAGAGTTCAAG GGCTCATTCAAGGTTTACCCACTGTCCGATGATCCGGGGGTGTCAGCTCCACCCCGGCAGTTCAAAGAGCTTCCTGAGAGCAGACCTCAGGAGTGCCTGGTCAGAATTTATGTGGTGCGCGGTCTTGACCTGCAGCCTAAGGATACAAATGGCCTG TGTGACCCATACATTAAGATTtcactgggaaaaaaaacactggatgacAGAGATAACTACAAACCCAAAACCCTTAATCCGGAGTTTGGGAG GATGTTTGAGCTGTCCTGCTTCCTGCCTCAAGACAAGGACCTGAAGATTGCTGTGTATGACTATGACTTACTGAGCAGAGATGAAAAAGTGGGTGAGACAGTGATCGATCTGGAGAACAGACTCCTGTCTCGTTTCAGATCCTGTTGTGGCCTTCCCCAGACTTACTGTGT CTCAGGGATCAATCAGTGGCGAGACCAGCTGAAGCCTTCTCAGATCCTCCAGAACGAGGCCAGAGTGAGAGGAGTCCCTCCTCCACGCATAGAGGGAGATGGCAGCTCACTGTCTTTCAAAGGAAAACAATACAACTTGCAAGATTTTG AGGCAAACACTGTGATCCACCCCCACTTGGGCCCAGCCAGAGAGAGGCTGGCCCTGCATGTCCTCAGAAGCCAGGGCTTGGTACCAGAGCATGTGGAGACCAGAACCCTGTGCAGCTCCCACCAACCCAacctggctcag GGGCACATTCAAATGTGGGTAGACGTTTTCCCCAAGAACCTTGGTTTGCCAGGGCCCCCATGTCATATCACTCCACGAAAAGCCAAGAA GTACGTCTTACGGGCCATCATTTGGAACACAACTGATGTCACTCTGGATGAAACAAGCATCACTGGAGAAAACATGAGTGACATCTACGTCAAAGG ATGGATGCCAGGTATGGAGGACAACAAGCAGAAGACAGATGTCCACTACAGATCCCTAGATGGTGATGGAAATTTCAACTGGAGGTTCATCTTTGGGTTTGACTACCTGCCCGCCGAACAGCTGTGTCTTGTCTCGAGGAAA GAACACTTTTGGAATCTGGACAAAACGGAATTTAGGATTCCTCCTAAATTGATCATCCAGATTTGGGACAATGACAAATTCTCCATGGATGACTACTTAG GATCAGTTGAGCTGGACTTACTCAATCTGATCTCTCCTGCTAAAAGTCCAGAGAAGTGCAGCCTAAAGATGTTGCCTGGGATGGCGGGCTCAGTCTCTTCCAAAAGACCACCGCCTAATTCACTGTTCTCCCAGAAGTCTGTAAGAGGCTGGTGGCCATGCGCGATCGAGCAGGATGGGAAACACGTGCTTGGC GGGAAAGTAGAGATGACACTGGAAATAGTGGACCAGAAGGAGTTGGAGGAGAGACCTGCTGGGAAAGGCAGAGATGAGCCAAACATGAATCCCAAACTGGACCCACCCAA CCGCCCTGACACTTCATTCTTCTGGTTTATAAACCCTTGCAAGACCATGAAGTTCATTGTTTGGCGCAGATTCAAATGGATTTTCATTGCAGCGATTTTTCTCCTGCTGGTTATCTTGTTCCTTGGGATCATGTTCTACTCCTTACCG AACTACATCTCAATGAAGATTGTTAAACCTTTTTCCTAA